Proteins encoded within one genomic window of Anopheles gambiae chromosome 3, idAnoGambNW_F1_1, whole genome shotgun sequence:
- the LOC3292527 gene encoding serine protease 53 isoform X2 — protein sequence MARELLGLLILSSVLLLYVTAQSLGPNRLTCGKRRVKTIHLVQNGIDAKPGHWPWHAAIFHRKGDQLDYACGGSIIDENTILTAAHCVFLVNGLLPVSRISVHLGRVHLKEVSEFVQEHTVQELIVHPGYNSSRFVNDIALIKLTESITMSEFVQPVCLWTMDKNQELIVGKTGTLVGFGLNEQDVVSEQLKQASIGVVDALTCIKSDRLSFANQLTAEMFCGGGQSNVSACNGDSGGGLFFNVEGKWFVRGVVSFIPVRQRTGLCDPSKYTAYADVAKYLGWIDQYIDRRVLVFDTDELEVDYEEKLPLFNLNTCGTKSETVLATGRPAPLPWLGFVLTKENKVKCVVTLISEWYVVSTASCFEKNEKDLRILFGGYEDLLEQKCFERNGTTICAYPTQSRSIGRVVAHPRFSKNTINDNIALIELQSPADTTQPHVKPICLPVTPTLYTNQTENFSVLAFRLTTGTIVDQSVNHVDPDFCKSVHIVAGFAIDNEEKSFCVSVPEEDVANCDSLLGQGTPLQEHVSMVDAGERYVLRGFDLLGLTCAGDSSIPVLYVNVYSYLDWMLYNMRYNEAVNEDEQELIANATLAKWKERQQAVGSEKLKLFNMESCGQNVVEPRGTGSITLIPWIGTLKIVENPVKQNTVPDGLVVLINERYALTSANVFRPDVQWRSIVLGFNHYNPVLEIACTFGVCDRPYQAVEIKQITIHPQYNGTYNIHNIALIELVEPANVTKRYISPICMPLIEEFRNSTPFELVVPSYIYHEQSTQLEPLDPLNCQERFAQQNAAITLNNRSRCAVALDKEAKEPAALKAGAPLQTLLRVGSEKRYFLSGMNSFTDLVNYHNPGYPYLFTDTNAYLDWMLENMQLDSTVLPDSYVEQVDPSPTRNTSRRRLFNFKTCGAYTKGSSANATYETEPWHGFVHEWIEAYNSTLFTRCTVVLVSEWYAIGVASCLKQDAK from the exons ATGGCACGGGAGTTGCTAGGTCTGTTGATACTGTCCAGTGTGCTATTGCTGTACGTGACCGCTCAATCGCTCGGTCCGAATCGTTTAACGTGCGGCAAGCGAAGGGTCAAGACGATCCATCTCGTTCAAAATGGGATCGACGCAAAGCCGGGTCACTGGCCGTGGCATGCGGCGATCTTTCACCGCAAGGGCGATCAGTTGGATTACGCGTGTGGAGGATCCATCATTGACGAGAACACCATTCTCACGGCGGCTCATTGCGTTTTCCTTGTGAATGGGCTACTGCCCGTGAGCCGGATTTCGGTCCACCTGGGTCGGGTTCATCTGAAGGAGGTGAGCGAGTTCGTGCAGGAGCACACGGTGCAGGAATTGATAGTGCATCCCGGATACAATTCGAGTAGATTCGTGAACGATATCGCACTGATCAAGCTGACGGAGAGCATCACGATGAGCGAGTTTGTGCAGCCCGTTTGTCTGTGGACGATGGATAAAAACCAGGAGCTGATTGTGGGAAAAACCGGTACACTGGTGGGCTTTGGTCTGAATGAGCAGGACGTCGTGTCGGAGCAGCTGAAGCAAGCGTCGATCGGTGTGGTGGACGCGCTGACGTGCATCAAGAGTGATCGTTTGTCGTTCGCCAATCAGCTTACGGCGGAGATGTTCTGTGGCGGCGGCCAGTCGAACGTGAGTGCTTGTAATGGGGACAGTGGTGGGGGTTTGTTCTTCAATGTAGAGGGCAAATGGTTTGTGCGGGGCGTAGTATCGTTCATTCCGGTTCGCCAGCGGACGGGACTGTGCGATCCGTCCAAGTACACGGCCTATGCCGATGTGGCCAAGTATTTGGGATGGATCGATCAATACATCGATCGGCGCGTGCTCGTGTTCGATACCGACGAGCTGGAGGTGGATTACGAGGAGAAGCTTCCACTATTCAATCTGAACACTTGTGGTACGAAGAGCGAGACGGTGCTGGCCACTGGACGACCGGCTCCCCTGCCTTGGCTTGGGTTTGTTCTGACGAAGGAGAATAAGGTCAAGTGTGTCGTTACACTCATCAGCGAATGGTACGTGGTGAGCACGGCAAGCTGTTTTGAAAAGAATGAGAAAGA ttTGCGCATTTTGTTTGGTGGCTATGAAGATTTACTCGAGCAAAAGTGCTTCGAGCGTAATGGCACAACGATATGCGCGTATCCAACGCAATCTCGCTCGATCGGGAGAGTAGTGGCCCATCCCAGGTTTAGCAAAAACACGATCAACGACAATATAGCGCTGATTGAGCTGCAAAGTCCCGCCGACACAACGCAACCTCACGTGAAGCCCATCTGTTTGCCTGTAACGCCAACGCTGTATACCAACCAAACAGAGAACTTTTCCGTCCTGGCGTTCAGGTTGACCACCGGGACAATCGTTGATCAGTCGGTGAACCATGTAGATCCTGACTTTTGTAAATCCGTACACATCGTTGCCGGATTTGCGATCGATAATGAGGAGAAGAGCTTCTGTGTGTCAGTTCCGGAGGAGGATGTTGCAAACTGCGACAGTTTGCTCGGGCAGGGTACTCCACTACAGGAGCATGTGAGTATGGTCGATGCTGGCGAGCGTTACGTACTGCGAGGATTCGACCTGCTCGGGCTAACCTGTGCCGGAGACAGCTCCATACCGGTTTTGTACGTGAATGTGTACTCCTACCTCGACTGGATGTTGTACAACATGCGATACAACGAAGCGGTAAACGAGGACGAGCAGGAACTGATCGCGAATGCAACGCTCGCGAAATGGAAAGAGCGTCAGCAAGCTGTCGGTAGTGAAAAGCTAAAGCTCTTCAACATGGAATCCTGTGGCCAGAATGTGGTCGAACCGAGGGGTACCGGTTCGATCACACTCATTCCGTGGATCGGAACGCTGAAAATCGTGGAAAATCCCGTCAAGCAAAACACGGTGCCAGATGGTTTGGTCGTTTTGATCAACGAACGTTACGCGCTGACGTCGGCAAACGTGTTTCGTCCCGATGTACAATG GCGATCGATTGTGCTAGGGTTCAATCACTACAATCCAGTTCTGGAGATTGCATGCACATTTGGAGTGTGCGATCGTCCGTACCAGGCGGTGGAGATCAAGCAGATCACCATCCATCCACAGTACAATGGCACATATAACATCCACAACATCGCACTGATTGAGCTGGTAGAACCGGCCAACGTTACCAAGCGTTACATCAGCCCGATCTGTATGCCACTGATAGAGGAGTTTCGAAACAGTACGCCCTTCGAACTGGTAGTGCCATCGTACATTTACCACGAGCAAAGCACCCAGCTGGAGCCACTGGATCCGCTCAACTGTCAGGAACGATTTGCGCAACAGAACGCCGCCATTACCTTGAACAATCGGTCACGTTGTGCCGTTGCGCTGGACAAGGAAGCAAAGGAGCCGGCGGCGTTAAAGGCAGGCGCTCCGCTACAAACGTTACTGCGGGTTGGAAGCGAGAAGCGCTATTTTCTAAGCGGAATGAACAGTTTTACGGATCTCGTTAACTACCACAATCCAGGCTATCCGTATCTGTTTACCGATACCAATGCGTACCTGGACTGGATGCTGGAAAACATGCAGCTTGATAGCACTGTATTGCCGGATTCCTATGTGGAGCAGGTAGATCCTTCTCCGACTCGAAACACATCTAGAAGAAGGCTGTTCAATTTTAAAACTTGCGGGGCTTATACCAAGGGATCCAGCGCGAACGCAACGTACGAGACGGAGCCGTGGCATGGATTCGTGCACGAATGGATTGAGGCGTATAATTCGACCCTTTTTACCAGATGTACCGTTGTGCTGGTGAGTGAATGGTACGCGATTGGTGTTGCGAGCTGCCTGAAACAAGATGCCAAGTAA
- the LOC3292527 gene encoding ovochymase-2 isoform X1, which produces MARELLGLLILSSVLLLYVTAQSLGPNRLTCGKRRVKTIHLVQNGIDAKPGHWPWHAAIFHRKGDQLDYACGGSIIDENTILTAAHCVFLVNGLLPVSRISVHLGRVHLKEVSEFVQEHTVQELIVHPGYNSSRFVNDIALIKLTESITMSEFVQPVCLWTMDKNQELIVGKTGTLVGFGLNEQDVVSEQLKQASIGVVDALTCIKSDRLSFANQLTAEMFCGGGQSNVSACNGDSGGGLFFNVEGKWFVRGVVSFIPVRQRTGLCDPSKYTAYADVAKYLGWIDQYIDRRVLVFDTDELEVDYEEKLPLFNLNTCGTKSETVLATGRPAPLPWLGFVLTKENKVKCVVTLISEWYVVSTASCFEKNEKDLRILFGGYEDLLEQKCFERNGTTICAYPTQSRSIGRVVAHPRFSKNTINDNIALIELQSPADTTQPHVKPICLPVTPTLYTNQTENFSVLAFRLTTGTIVDQSVNHVDPDFCKSVHIVAGFAIDNEEKSFCVSVPEEDVANCDSLLGQGTPLQEHVSMVDAGERYVLRGFDLLGLTCAGDSSIPVLYVNVYSYLDWMLYNMRYNEAVNEDEQELIANATLAKWKERQQAVGSEKLKLFNMESCGQNVVEPRGTGSITLIPWIGTLKIVENPVKQNTVPDGLVVLINERYALTSANVFRPDVQWRSIVLGFNHYNPVLEIACTFGVCDRPYQAVEIKQITIHPQYNGTYNIHNIALIELVEPANVTKRYISPICMPLIEEFRNSTPFELVVPSYIYHEQSTQLEPLDPLNCQERFAQQNAAITLNNRSRCAVALDKEAKEPAALKAGAPLQTLLRVGSEKRYFLSGMNSFTDLVNYHNPGYPYLFTDTNAYLDWMLENMQLDSTVLPDSYVEQVDPSPTRNTSRRRLFNFKTCGAYTKGSSANATYETEPWHGFVHEWIEAYNSTLFTRCTVVLVSEWYAIGVASCLKQDAKLWVQFGGYVESDSGDNCWDADGTTICRPKTHRIAVERIIVHPQYNRTGYTDDIALVQLATPADVSQPHVQPICLPILDEVRSYAVSSMATVTFGLAHGSFITSKVDRTRFVPPAECQRRWNGMALRLQIERTKQCNLMVRDSQNECYPVMPGFPLHTTQQLLGEQRHFLRGLLALRPELCSSYYPAIYTDVDVYLDWILDSMDERLGTSKLPYNLTEHLIFIQK; this is translated from the exons ATGGCACGGGAGTTGCTAGGTCTGTTGATACTGTCCAGTGTGCTATTGCTGTACGTGACCGCTCAATCGCTCGGTCCGAATCGTTTAACGTGCGGCAAGCGAAGGGTCAAGACGATCCATCTCGTTCAAAATGGGATCGACGCAAAGCCGGGTCACTGGCCGTGGCATGCGGCGATCTTTCACCGCAAGGGCGATCAGTTGGATTACGCGTGTGGAGGATCCATCATTGACGAGAACACCATTCTCACGGCGGCTCATTGCGTTTTCCTTGTGAATGGGCTACTGCCCGTGAGCCGGATTTCGGTCCACCTGGGTCGGGTTCATCTGAAGGAGGTGAGCGAGTTCGTGCAGGAGCACACGGTGCAGGAATTGATAGTGCATCCCGGATACAATTCGAGTAGATTCGTGAACGATATCGCACTGATCAAGCTGACGGAGAGCATCACGATGAGCGAGTTTGTGCAGCCCGTTTGTCTGTGGACGATGGATAAAAACCAGGAGCTGATTGTGGGAAAAACCGGTACACTGGTGGGCTTTGGTCTGAATGAGCAGGACGTCGTGTCGGAGCAGCTGAAGCAAGCGTCGATCGGTGTGGTGGACGCGCTGACGTGCATCAAGAGTGATCGTTTGTCGTTCGCCAATCAGCTTACGGCGGAGATGTTCTGTGGCGGCGGCCAGTCGAACGTGAGTGCTTGTAATGGGGACAGTGGTGGGGGTTTGTTCTTCAATGTAGAGGGCAAATGGTTTGTGCGGGGCGTAGTATCGTTCATTCCGGTTCGCCAGCGGACGGGACTGTGCGATCCGTCCAAGTACACGGCCTATGCCGATGTGGCCAAGTATTTGGGATGGATCGATCAATACATCGATCGGCGCGTGCTCGTGTTCGATACCGACGAGCTGGAGGTGGATTACGAGGAGAAGCTTCCACTATTCAATCTGAACACTTGTGGTACGAAGAGCGAGACGGTGCTGGCCACTGGACGACCGGCTCCCCTGCCTTGGCTTGGGTTTGTTCTGACGAAGGAGAATAAGGTCAAGTGTGTCGTTACACTCATCAGCGAATGGTACGTGGTGAGCACGGCAAGCTGTTTTGAAAAGAATGAGAAAGA ttTGCGCATTTTGTTTGGTGGCTATGAAGATTTACTCGAGCAAAAGTGCTTCGAGCGTAATGGCACAACGATATGCGCGTATCCAACGCAATCTCGCTCGATCGGGAGAGTAGTGGCCCATCCCAGGTTTAGCAAAAACACGATCAACGACAATATAGCGCTGATTGAGCTGCAAAGTCCCGCCGACACAACGCAACCTCACGTGAAGCCCATCTGTTTGCCTGTAACGCCAACGCTGTATACCAACCAAACAGAGAACTTTTCCGTCCTGGCGTTCAGGTTGACCACCGGGACAATCGTTGATCAGTCGGTGAACCATGTAGATCCTGACTTTTGTAAATCCGTACACATCGTTGCCGGATTTGCGATCGATAATGAGGAGAAGAGCTTCTGTGTGTCAGTTCCGGAGGAGGATGTTGCAAACTGCGACAGTTTGCTCGGGCAGGGTACTCCACTACAGGAGCATGTGAGTATGGTCGATGCTGGCGAGCGTTACGTACTGCGAGGATTCGACCTGCTCGGGCTAACCTGTGCCGGAGACAGCTCCATACCGGTTTTGTACGTGAATGTGTACTCCTACCTCGACTGGATGTTGTACAACATGCGATACAACGAAGCGGTAAACGAGGACGAGCAGGAACTGATCGCGAATGCAACGCTCGCGAAATGGAAAGAGCGTCAGCAAGCTGTCGGTAGTGAAAAGCTAAAGCTCTTCAACATGGAATCCTGTGGCCAGAATGTGGTCGAACCGAGGGGTACCGGTTCGATCACACTCATTCCGTGGATCGGAACGCTGAAAATCGTGGAAAATCCCGTCAAGCAAAACACGGTGCCAGATGGTTTGGTCGTTTTGATCAACGAACGTTACGCGCTGACGTCGGCAAACGTGTTTCGTCCCGATGTACAATG GCGATCGATTGTGCTAGGGTTCAATCACTACAATCCAGTTCTGGAGATTGCATGCACATTTGGAGTGTGCGATCGTCCGTACCAGGCGGTGGAGATCAAGCAGATCACCATCCATCCACAGTACAATGGCACATATAACATCCACAACATCGCACTGATTGAGCTGGTAGAACCGGCCAACGTTACCAAGCGTTACATCAGCCCGATCTGTATGCCACTGATAGAGGAGTTTCGAAACAGTACGCCCTTCGAACTGGTAGTGCCATCGTACATTTACCACGAGCAAAGCACCCAGCTGGAGCCACTGGATCCGCTCAACTGTCAGGAACGATTTGCGCAACAGAACGCCGCCATTACCTTGAACAATCGGTCACGTTGTGCCGTTGCGCTGGACAAGGAAGCAAAGGAGCCGGCGGCGTTAAAGGCAGGCGCTCCGCTACAAACGTTACTGCGGGTTGGAAGCGAGAAGCGCTATTTTCTAAGCGGAATGAACAGTTTTACGGATCTCGTTAACTACCACAATCCAGGCTATCCGTATCTGTTTACCGATACCAATGCGTACCTGGACTGGATGCTGGAAAACATGCAGCTTGATAGCACTGTATTGCCGGATTCCTATGTGGAGCAGGTAGATCCTTCTCCGACTCGAAACACATCTAGAAGAAGGCTGTTCAATTTTAAAACTTGCGGGGCTTATACCAAGGGATCCAGCGCGAACGCAACGTACGAGACGGAGCCGTGGCATGGATTCGTGCACGAATGGATTGAGGCGTATAATTCGACCCTTTTTACCAGATGTACCGTTGTGCTGGTGAGTGAATGGTACGCGATTGGTGTTGCGAGCTGCCTGAAACAAGATGCCAA GCTTTGGGTGCAGTTCGGTGGCTACGTTGAGTCAGATTCAGGCGATAATTGTTGGGACGCGGATGGCACGACGATATGCCGGCCTAAGACGCACCGGATTGCAGTGGAGAGGATCATCGTTCATCCACAATACAACAGAACCGGATACACGGACGACATAGCGCTGGTTCAGCTAGCAACTCCAGCAGACGTATCGCAACCTCACGTGCAACCGATCTGCCTGCCGATTCTTGATGAAGTTCGCAGTTACGCTGTGTCCAGCATGGCGACAGTCACTTTTGGCTTAGCGCATGGTTCGTTCATCACGAGCAAGGTGGATCGCACCCGGTTTGTCCCGCCTGCCGAATGTCAACGGCGCTGGAATGGAATGGCGTTGAGGTTACAGATCGAGCGCACGAAACAATGCAACCTGATGGTCCGAGATTCACAAAACGAATGCTACCCTGTTATGCCGGGCTTTCCgttacacacaacacaacaattgCTAGGAGAGCAGCGTCACTTTTTAAGAGGGTTACTCGCTTTGCGACCAGAGCTGTGTAGCAGTTACTATCCTGCAATCTATACCGATGTGGATGTGTATCTGGACTGGATACTGGATAGCATGGATGAGCGACTAGGGACCTCCAAACTGCCTTATAACTTGACAGAACActtaattttcattcaaaagtAG
- the LOC133393736 gene encoding uncharacterized protein LOC133393736, with protein sequence MRDLLRWLLLLSGVLCVWSQTVGVNRLVCGRRKVKSVYLIHNGIDARPGHWPWHAVIYQRANGAEEYKCGGSIIDEDTILTSGHCVTVGSRAISPEQLSIEVGRIRLHERTEYTQTHGVRQVIVHPGLNVRRFKNDIALIKLASNITMTPHVQPVCLWTMDNNQELIVGKNGTVLGFGLTEQDVVSEQLKQASIGVVDTLTCLANDRAAFGTYLTSEMFCGGGRDGVSACNGDSGGGLFLEVEGRWFVRGIVSFIPLRKNTALCDTSKFTAFADVAKYLKWIEQYIDPRVLVFDTDDYEVDYEEKLPLFDLNACGIESDTYLADGSHMSYPWFGYAVVGQTTFVKCVVTLVNEWYAVGPASCFENDGNEVRIRFGDYEDLKVRKCFDRNGTTVCADPTQTLQIQRIIIHPRYNDKEFTDNIALVELLTPADTTQPNVRPICLPVTKELYSNQTTNLLAISYSTLKRSFVDKPTRYINSSQCIDMYLDEGLRLNLDEKRICGQFAAETTGDCAALKSGAALQELREQRFVLRGFDLFGRDCESTVPTVYINLFAYLDWILYNMRFNEVDLDAKDSSLEAKWAIRQKEHEKLLLFDMSTCGIIKMAQRVSSVVTYNPWIGSLEGLENVSTSPPRVLGKVILISERYALAPAQLFSIPQEWRSVILGYHDRVFELSCEIKGCDPPYQKADIKKVYIHPDFNEQSLHQNNIALIELMEPANTTKPLISPICLPLMQEFRNSTPLELKLATELSESRKVKRLSPANCQAQLIHEGAFLPVQELPVCADDLESDAGMRFSGHTGSALQGSIDFNDRKHYFLYGLSLLMRSSRPKTPDLPYLLTDVSQHLDWILENMKVNNTDNGPSPTKEFALMHRLPVRNIAKRRLFNFNTCGILSNSSQESYEQEPWIGFVERWDDLAKSNKYIYCVVTLISEWYAVGPASCLGYDTKEVFVQFGGYRKVTQGECNQSDGTCKRATQTIPIAKIIVHPAYNSAQHTDDIALVQLGSSADLSQPHIQPICLPIVDDVRSYNVSSLSSTSFLSFSAGYNTFGLDGRFIASTECQRRWDGLQLNVQAGRTGLCVLQQPNAEGDGCYYIHPGFPLHTTQELRGEDRRFLRGIMTVKPGSCSAYYPAIYTNVDDYLDWILENVEGRLVSQQNAYDLTEQLVFA encoded by the exons ATGCGTGATCTGTTGCGATGGCTGCTGCTACTCTCCGGTGTGTTGTGCGTCTGGAGTCAGACGGTCGGCGTCAATCGGCTCGTGTGCGGCCGGCGTAAGGTGAAATCGGTTTATCTCATCCACAATGGTATCGACGCAAGGCCGGGTCACTGGCCGTGGCATGCGGTCATCTATCAGCGTGCGAACGGTGCCGAAGAGTATAAGTGTGGTGGCTCGATCATCGATGAAGATACCATTCTCACAT CTGGTCACTGTGTTACGGTTGGGAGTAGAGCTATCTCACCTGAGCAGCTGTCAATCGAGGTAGGCCGTATTCGGCTGCACGAGCGAACCGAATACACTCAGACGCATGGTGTGCGGCAGGTGATAGTACATCCTGGATTAAATGTGCGCCGATTCAAGAACGACATAGCTCTGATCAAACTGGCGAGCAACATTACTATGACACCGCACGTACAACCCGTCTGTCTGTGGACGATGGACAACAATCAGGAGTTGATCGTGGGCAAGAACGGTACGGTGCTGGGGTTCGGACTGACGGAGCAAGACGTCGTGTCGGAGCAGTTGAAGCAGGCGTCGATCGGTGTGGTCGATACGCTGACATGCCTTGCGAATGATCGGGCAGCGTTCGGAACGTACCTGACGTCGGAGATGTTCTGCGGAGGAGGCCGGGATGGGGTGAGCGCCTGCAACGGAGACAGTGGTGGTGGATTGTTTCTGGAAGTTGAGGGCAGATGGTTCGTGCGAGGTATTGTTTCGTTCATTCCATTGCGAAAAAATACGGCTCTATGCGATACGTCAAAGTTCACGGCCTTTGCCGATGTGGCCAAGTATCTGAAGTGGATCGAACAGTACATTGACCCGCGTGTGCTCGTGTTCGATACAGACGATTATGAGGTGGATTATGAGGAAAAGCTACCGCTTTTCGATCTGAACGCTTGTGGCATCGAGTCGGACACATATCTTGCCGATGGATCTCACATGAGCTACCCTTGGTTTGGGTATGCTGTGGTGGGTCAGACCACCTTTGTGAAGTGTGTCGTTACGCTCGTCAACGAATGGTATGCCGTCGGTCCGGCAAGCTGTTTCGAGAACGATGGAAACGA GGTTCGCATTCGATTTGGCGATTATGAAGATCTAAAGGTGCGAAAATGCTTCGATCGTAATGGAACGACGGTGTGTGCCGATCCGACGCAAACACTGCAAATCCAGCGCATCATCATCCACCCAAGGTACAACGATAAAGAGTTCACGGACAACATAGCGCTGGTGGAGCTTCTGACTCCAGCGGACACAACGCAGCCGAACGTGAGACCCATCTGTCTGCCGGTCACAAAAGAGCTATATTCGAACCAAACCACCAACCTGTTGGCCATCAGCTACTCTACTCTCAAACGATCGTTTGTGGATAAACCCACTCGCTATATAAACTCCTCGCAATGCATAGATATGTACCTAGACGAGGGGTTGAGGTTGAACTTGGACGAGAAGCGTATTTGTGGGCAATTTGCTGCAGAGACAACGGGCGATTGTGCCGCACTCAAGTCGGGGGCAGCTCTGCAGGAATTACGAGAGCAGCGGTTCGTGCTGCGTGGGTTCGATTTGTTTGGTAGAGATTGTGAATCCACGGTGCCGACAGTGTATATCAATTTGTTCGCTTACCTTGACTGGATACTGTACAACATGAGATTCAACGAGGTGGACTTGGATGCCAAAGACTCATCCCTCGAGGCAAAGTGGGCGATCCGGCAGAAGGAACACGAAAAGTTACTCCTTTTCGATATGAGTACCTGTGGTATTATCAAGATGGCACAGAGAGTTAGTAGCGTCGTTACCTACAACCCTTGGATTGGCTCGCTGGAAGGGCTTGAAAATGTATCCACTTCGCCACCGCGCGTCCTTGGAAAAGTGATACTGATAAGCGAACGGTATGCATTAGCTCCAGCTCAGCTTTTCAGTATCCCGCAAGAGTG GCGATCAGTTATTCTAGGTTACCACGATCGAGTTTTCGAGCTAAGCTGTGAGATTAAAGGTTGTGATCCGCCTTATCAAAAAGCGGATATTAAGAAGGTATACATCCATCCAGACTTCAACGAACAAAGCTTGCATCAGAATAACATCGCTCTGATCGAGCTGATGGAACCGGCCAACACTACGAAGCCTTTGATTAGTCCAATTTGTCTACCACTGATGCAGGAGTTCCGCAACAGCACACCGTTGGAGTTGAAGCTGGCAACGGAACTGTCTGAGAGCAGAAAAGTGAAACGGTTGAGCCCAGCCAACTGTCAAGCACAACTCATCCATGAAGGAGCTTTTCTCCCCGTGCAGGAGCTCCCAGTGTGTGCAGATGATTTAGAGAGCGACGCTGGTATGCGGTTCTCGGGACATACCGGATCGGCATTACAAGGATCGATAGATTTTAACGATCGCAAGCATTATTTTCTATACGGGTTAAGTCTGCTTATGAGGTCCAGTAGGCCGAAAACCCCCGACCTACCGTACCTTCTTACGGATGTTAGCCAGCATCTCGATTGGATCTTGGAGAATATGAAAGTTAATAATACAGATAATGGCCCTAGTCCGACAAAGGAGTTTGCTCTAATGCATCGTTTACCAGTGCGAAATATTGCAAAGAGACGGCTTTTCAACTTCAATACATGCGGGATACTTTCAAATAGCTCCCAGGAGAGCTACGAACAGGAACCTTGGATAGGGTTCGTGGAACGGTGGGATGATTTGGCAAAGTCAAACAAATACATATACTGCGTAGTGACACTGATAAGCGAATGGTATGCCGTAGGTCCTGCGAGCTGTTTGGGCTATGATACAAAGGA AGTATTTGTCCAGTTCGGTGGCTACAGAAAGGTAACGCAAGGTGAATGCAACCAAAGCGATGGCACCTGTAAACGTGCCACACAAACCATTCCGATCGCGAAGATAATCGTTCATCCTGCGTACAACAGTGCCCAACACACGGATGACATAGCGCTGGTACAACTGGGATCGTCAGCAGACCTGtcacaaccacacatacaGCCCATCTGTTTGCCGATTGTAGACGATGTCCGTAGCTACAACGTATCGAGTCTATCTTCAACTTCGTTTTTGAGCTTTAGTGCAGGTTACAACACGTTTGGGTTGGACGGCCGCTTCATTGCCTCGACCGAATGCCAACGGCGCTGGGATGGATTGCAGTTGAACGTTCAGGCCGGCCGTACAGGGCTGTGTGTTTTGCAGCAGCCAAACGCAGAAGGAGATGGATGCTACTACATACATCCAGGCTTTCCGCTGCATACGACACAGGAACTAAGGGGAGAAGATAGGCGTTTTCTTCGGGGCATTATGACAGTCAAGCCGGGAAGCTGCAGTGCGTACTATCCCGCCATCTACACTAATGTGGACGATTATCTTGATTGGATATTGGAGAACGTGGAGGGGAGATTAGTCTCGCAACAGAATGCGTACGATCTAACGGAACAGTTAGTGTTTGCGTAA